The stretch of DNA AAGCAGCAGTGAGTAAGAGAAAAACATTGTAATGTCCACATTTATTGCACATTATAGTGACCACAGTGCTTGCACCTATGAGGTGTATGGGTAGTGGTCAGGCCTGAGGTCCTGTGAAGTGACACTACACAGAAGTATTGCTCaggattgtttttattattgttccTCTCCTATAAAGTACATCTGCCAAAAAGCCCAAATAGTACTTCTTGTAATGTCTTCCTGTGAACTTGTACTGGAAGtcaaaaatgtgtatttatctTGCATCTAAGCTTTCTATTAAGGAGCAGTTCACTGTTAGAAGGTTTATTTTAGTCTGCATTAGCTTACATGCTTTACTGTTGCTATTCGGCGTATAAAACCCATTGACCCGAAAAAGGAGCGCTTTTCTCCCAAGAGGTGTTTGGATGCCAACTTGCACAAGCTGCTGTGCCTGCGGGCTGAACACATACAGCTAGTTTCTAATACTCCACCCCAGGCTACAcaaatcaatacacacacactcctgaaaAGTCCCACAGTAGAGGAAATATCACAGCTGAGTGGAGTCTGGCGCAGGAATTTCAGCTGTCTTTCTTCACTCACCGGGCTGCCAAATAACCGAGGCTATTCCTCTGATGTCCAGCTTGTCAATCACGAGGAGAGCTGGTGTCTGTTTTTAGAAGTTCACTGTTATCATGGTTGCAATCATTTATTCTGTTACAACCAGAAGTTCACTTCTCATGCTTCAAAACAAGTTTTGCCTAAATAAGAATAATCACATATGAACGAAATGTTTACATGACAGTATTTTATGTCAAGGAAAAATCTGGTGTATGCTGCCTACATCACACTTTATAACATATTCATAATACCTGAAAAATACATTAGTATGGCATGTTAGTGTTCATAAACTCGTGTTATTTGTGTCACAGGAGTTGGACAACATCTCACTAGAatcaatttaaataaatgtcagatGTGGTAAAAAATAGAGCAACCAGCCATGATTAATGCAAGAAATGACTTCAGTTTAGATTGTGATGCCTGCCTAATCAATTACCTCACTGAGTCCTGAGTGCACTGCATGAAAACTGGATTCAAGTTGACGTAACGCATGaatgttcatgtttatttattttgaggCCTGTATTGAGGCACTCCAAATGCATTTTAAACTTATTATATATTAAGTGTTGCATTTATTTAACCCTCTGGTTACAAATTGATGTAAATCACCCAGAAGTTGGAttctttatttcacattaatgAGACAGTTTTCAGATTGTAAATCTCATGCGTTCCCTGACTTccctttttttcacttttaaactCAGGAGATGACTATATTTTATTGAAGGACTGGAGAGAAGTGATTTACTTTTGATGGAAATCTTTCCCATATCCTTGAATAAAACATAGCTTTACAGAGGTTTATAGCAGCAACATGCAGAGAGCTAGGCCCCACACATTTACGCTTGGAGGTCTTTTAATGTGTGGCACagtattttacatataaatcaAGATATTTAAGAAAATAGGACATGGAATTAGAACACATTAAGCTACTTTTAGAGcatcttcttctgtgtttcacaCACAGTTGGCAAAAAGCAACAAGCATCACACACCTCATCTGTTCTTTTCATCCAATGCAATCTGTTAATCTGCTTCCTGGACCAGAATAACATCCCAcatattttcttgtatttatgGAAAATATGTGGCTTCCTTAGTCACAGTAAACTGGTATTGCAAGGCAGCTTTCCATCTGCTTAATGTAATCCATTAAAGTTGCACGGAATTTTCTTAAAACACATATTACATGCATGACCAAAAAGGAGCATTCAtcttaattacattttaattatttaattgcCTAACCAACCATCTAACGAgcaaaaaacttttatttttgttttattgccatTATCGCTGTCCACCATAGACTGTGCAAAGACCATCTTCAAAGGAGAAATTAACCAGTTGCAGTAACTAACACATGGattgtattttccttttctctcttatcTGCTCACTGCAGATTGGTCTGAGACGGAAACTGCAGACTTTTCCAGGGAAAATGGTAAACACTCTCCACAGTGATGAGGAAAAGGGAATCCAAGACAAGGAAAGTAAGGAGGAGAGCATTTTGGCCATGTTGGGCATCATTGGGACCATTCTCAACTTGGTAGTCATCATCTTTGTCTACATCTACACCACGCTGTAGGTATTGAACTCTTATTGCACTTCATCAGCAGGCAAATCAGAGCTCATCTGCGCTCTTGCAGCTACGGCATGTTGACTGATTTGAAGATAAGGCTGGGAGGAGCGAGGATAAACTTCCCCGGTGGTGAATTGGATCTATGTGATCACCATATGGAGTTCATCCTTCATCACTTCAAAGAACTAAGACTATGGGACACTGTCGTGTTCCTCTCCCCTTTACAGGTAGAATTATCCAGAATACCTGGTCATTTTTGACTTGTACATAAATGCATGAAGCTAATGAGAGACGCTCAAGAGATGCAGCTTACACACCAACACTGGGACATGAaagactgcagagagagagcgtgGACActtttggaaaatatttttcagaTGCTCTTATTAACTGAAATATGGAAATGATCTGATTTGCTGATGTgagtaaaaaatgaaaatgaactgcATTGCTGTTTCTTATTGTTTGTCAAAGATTCTCTCagtaaaacacaacatacaTCTATTTATATAGAATTTAAACAGATATATTAAAGAggatttaatgtttgtttttatactgtatttctcaCAGTTTTACGTAAA from Pempheris klunzingeri isolate RE-2024b chromosome 13, fPemKlu1.hap1, whole genome shotgun sequence encodes:
- the tunar gene encoding protein TUNAR; its protein translation is MLCKIGLRRKLQTFPGKMVNTLHSDEEKGIQDKESKEESILAMLGIIGTILNLVVIIFVYIYTTL